The DNA segment ATACCACACAACGTTACACAGTAAACACTGTTATATTTACGTTTCAAGTCCAAAGGGCTCTTGCGTGAAGGGGTGTGTTAGAAATGTAATTCTAATATGAAATCATTCATGTGTCTTCACCTAACAACTTGCTTTTGGGATCGTTGGTTAACGGAAGACAAGATTTTTGTTGCCACTAGCTTTAACTTATAAACATGAGTCCTCAGTTTTCTTGATGTCAACGAATTAATGGTTTTCCTGTTCTGTATATTTGTATTACTTTAGGAAAACAAACTTATTCTAGGAAGTTAActtgatagttttttttatcgtgCAGATAATATTAAAGCAATGTCGGGAAACGCATTGCCATTATTGCTTGAATGACCTACCTGCTGATAGAGTTCCTTGTATATCATGTTCAATACCATTGTATTGCTCCCACCAATGCCAGACACGGGCAACTGGGCAAATGTTCAAGATTTACCCAGACTATAATGGCTTTTTTAAAAACTTGCCCAGTGATCTTGGAGAATATGCTGCTGAAGTTATTCAATGCAATGATTCTGAACAGGAAATTGGGGATATAACTGAACATAAACATGAATGTCAAGGTGTACATTGGCCTGTGGTACTGCCGTCTGAGATAGTTTTGGCTGGTCGAATACTTGCTAGGTTTTTGCTAAATAGCTCACCTGAAGATATTATAAACTTTGTGGAAAGACTGGTATATTTTAAATGCATGCAGTTTTTCAGTTCAATTGATTGTGCTGTTGTCATTTGATTCTGAATAGCTGCTTGCTTATGGCTTTTGTTCTTCTCGTGCAGGAGCTTTCTCATTGTTACAAACAATTGCCATCTGAAAGCAAATTGGATTCACATATATATGCCATTGTATTATTATATTGTCTTCAACATTCTTGTGGAACTATGTTTTCCATAGATGAAGTCTCCATATCTCAGGTTGTTTTGGCACTCCTTTGTGTGTGTGCATGTGGATGTGTCTATTCGTACttctattcataaaaaaatttagagaatCATCATACACCATGTGTAGTAGAACATTTTTACAATATGATGTGTTGGAAAAGTCCTCTAAATTGTGGTCACCCTAGATAGAGAGGGTGTGTTGAAAGTCCCACATGGTGGGTAGCCATGAGCAAAAGGGGATATGTTGATATCTCACATCGACTAAAGATAGTGCCGAGATAAACTATATAAGTGGGGAGCAAGCCTAACCTTACAAGCCTGTCTTGTAGGATTGAGTTAGGCTCATAACCCACTTTTTGACATGATGGAGCAagtatttgttgaaaaatgtaatttatgttGTTACTTTCTTGTATTtgtttaattgaaataatcagGTTTCATCATCTTTTGTCGATGCAGGTTGTCATAATTATTTCtcaaattaaagtgaattgtaTGACTGTTGTTCGTTTAAAATCAATAGACGCCCATGGATCAGGTCATTTTGGAGATTTTCCATTTCAATCTGGTGCTCATTCAACTAGTAATGTGGAACAGGTAGATATTTTGCTCACGTATATTtgagaatttaattagaatgcatTGATAGCCTAAGGGTTTTTTACATTGTCTTTCAATTACAAATTGCTATATATAGTGAGTTTGTTGACATTTATTATAACTGTGAGTTTAATGTTTATGCACTGATGGTGTAAAACAGTTTTACATTGTCATCCAATCACTAATTACcgtttgaattactttaagataattattttaaaagtcaacaaacttaccATACATGGTGGGTTGTGATTGGATGACtgtgtaaaactttttacactGTCAGTGCACAACCTTTTTTCTCAATAACTATTATCTACTTTAAAAGTCATACTTTCATTGCATCATATTTCTTCTGATATGTTTTTTTGCTTGTGCTGTAGTTACTTGTGAACATTATTGCAGGTCCTACAATTATAATTTAGACATTGTTGGTGATGGTAATCTTTTCTTAGTGAGTATTGTATCCTTGGTGATTCTAAGTCATATTCTGTTATTTCTCTTAGGTCAGAGTGGGTAAAGCTATTTATAAAGCTGGCAGTTTATTCAACCATTCTTGCCAGCCAAATGTTCATGCATATTTTCTTTCACGCGCTCTTTATTTACGAACCACAAATGTTGTAGCAGCTGGGAGTCAGCTAGAATTGTCTTATGGTCCACAGGTAACTTCCTTTTGGTAATTAAAAGCTGTATTTAACATTGCTTTGCTAGTCAACCTTTTTGTTTACGGGGTCTGGAATTGTATTAGTATGACATGTGGGTTCAAGTCCTCCTTCTCCTCTACATCCAAAAAGAAAGCATAACCAGGAAAGAAAAAGTGATTTACTCAGGCTTTCAAATGTCAAGTCTGCTGTATAAATGTCATTGTTCAATTATTCAATACACagttctgttttgcaggttgggTTGTGGGATTGTAAAGATCGGCTTAATTTTCTCAAAAACGAGTATGCGTTTCATTGTCTGTGTACTGGTTGTTCAGAAGTTAATCGATCTGACCTTGTCCTCAATGCCTTCCATTGTGTCAATCCAAATTGTTCTGGTGCAGTGTTAGAAAGCAGAGTACTTGATTGTGAGATGCAGAAAATCAAGCACTTCCCTATTCCTGACCATGTAAGCCATTTAGAGGACATTTGTAGATACTGAATTACCATTGTTCTTTGCATTATAAATGTAGGTAAAGTTTAAATTGTGTGGTTTTCCTTAAGTGGTGTATTGATTTTCTTGAAATCTCCTTAACAAATAACTATACGGAAACCATTCTTGTGATTGAGACACATAACATTATAtagaaaaatgaatattatttcTGATGATCTTTACTGAAGCTAAATACAACATATATAGAGACCTAACAATAAATGCTAACTTAGTTTTAGGCTACAAATCTGTACATAATAGAGGGAATAAGGAAATAAGGGAAGAAATCTGtgcaaataaggaaacaaatcaTGTGCTACAGCATAAGCGAATAATTCATGTATAACAACTCTTTTTCCTATCTGAATATCAAGCAGCCTACCTCCACCTTCTATTCATTTTAGGCGGTGTTCTGAAAATGTCTACCAAACCATGAATTAAATACAGTTGAAGTTTGGTATAATCGAGTCTTCTGATTCATCCATATTCATGGAGATGTTTACCAGAAAATAATATGGATTGGCAATTCTgtcaattaacattttaaaacaaatcaCTATCATTGAACGACTTAGCATTTTCCTGCTGACCTGTCACGGAAGTTGCTCAAGGGTTGGAAAACTTGGATAGATGACATTTATGATGCATGTTTTCACTCTTTCaggaatgaaatattttttccctttaatAATCCTTCACTCTTTCAGGTTGACAAGAATGATGACATTTATGAAGTATGTCATCATGTCTTCAAACAAAATGGTAAATCTATTCATATTCAACCTGGATACTGTTTGAAATGTGGTTCTTACTGTGATTTGGAGTCTTCGCATGCTGCAGTCGGTAAAGCTTTAGCATGCATAACAAGGTATGCACTGTTCAATTTGGCTCCTAGTAACCTTGTCCTTAAGTACACCTTTCCTTTTACTCTGAATATAATCACAGCTAATCTTGAATATTTCACAATTTGAGGCTAGCTTGATAAATCCTCTGATTTTTAATTCTGCATGAGCTCATTGTAAATAGTTGATGACAGCTTAATTTTGAGCACTTTTCATTCTGAAATATGGACATTATAGGTTGCAGGATGCAATATTGTCACAACAAATTTCAAGTATTACCATCTCTGATGCGTTGAGATCTCTAAAATTGCTAAGATTAAATTTGCATGCATACAACAAGCTCACTGCAGAGGTGAGTTTCAGCCTTCTACACTTAAAAACTCCTCCAttttaattctagttttctATGTTTCTGCTAATAGGGGTGTGTGTTGGGTAGTCTTGGAATACCCAGTATTCAATAACTTCATAAGCATTGAATTTATCGATGTGAAATTAACATAATCATGAGATAGATAGGcctttaaaagttttaaaaccaAATTGATATACTCCATTTTAATATACAACCTTGATTTTTCAAATGCCATTTTTTACTCCCATCTTGTAGctctatctcttttttttcatttccccTTACAATTATTACTTTCTCTCTAGCTTTCTCTTCCCCCAAGGATGTATACACCCCATTAGGGGTGTGAAAGCatcatttttgtttaatatataatatgtatttcAAACTAGGTACAAATGATTATGACAGTAATACTACAATTCACATGCCtggaccccccccccccctttctcTTCCCGcctcaaaaacttgattaatcTTTTTTGAACACAAAATAAGctaatccaaacatgcactcAATTATAGGATTGGTGAAAAATAACTGTCTGTAACAAACTATTGAATGGCATATATTGGTAGAGAAACAGCGTCTTGTGTTTTTAATACGATTGTTTAACTTTCATTCCATGAACATATGATGCATGCAGGCAGAAGACAGCATTGCCCAGGCTTTTTGTTTAGTGGGAGAATTACAATTATCTTTGGATCATTGTAAAGCATCTATCCAGgtaaaacatttattaataaGCCTACTGTAGTACTGTCTTACAGGTTGGCTTGTTTCTGCCACTCGGCAAAAACTAAAACACAAGGGTTGGGAAGGATAGATTTGTTTCTGACTTCTTTATGGTTTGCTAGTATCCGTTTCTGTATAGCTAGGACCTATCAGTTATCAATATCGTTTTTCCAGTGGCTgaaatataagtattttttaatggaACTAAGAAAATTGTCCTACTACAATATGTGGTGTAGCACTGTTAAATCATGATTATAAGAGTATACTGTACctcaaatatttttacttaatgtAGTTAGGAGTTTTTAGTCTGTTAGCTGTGTCAACTAACTCTGGTTAGTTGACAGTTAGGTTTGTTGGCAGTTACTCGCTGCAACTATATAAACTCTCTTTGTAACTGTTTTCAGTTAGGTTGAATAACAACAGATTCtcaattttctctctctcaaactctctgAAATCTAATAATGATGCGTTGTTAAATGCTATACGGTGACCTTGTGCGTCTAGAAATACAGATATGTGAAAAGGAAGAAAGCAGATCATAGAGAAACTCTAATATGATTGAATGCGTCAGTGAATTTCACTGTGCTCTAATAATCTATTTATAATTTACAATGAATAAAGATACATTGAATCTTTATGGTGAAATATGTACATAAATGAGGAAACAATGagagtaaagaaaataaaagttaatagaCTTTGAACACTCCCCTCAACATTTTGCACATAAAGGAATTATTTGTTTCCATTATTAACTTGATGTATATACTGCAAAGAATTTAGGTGGCCAGAGTTGTCATTACATAATGGTGAAGATGTTTGTGAATTGCTAAATGATGACAGCTATTTATGGTAGACGTATTTTGTAGTTCTGGTTCTAAATTTGCTTAGATGCGATGAGTGGTAGAAATGAGATGTCCTGCAATGTGCATATTAGTTAACATTTTTTCTGAGGATTTTATTATGGTAATATTGTGGCTTGGGTGGTGAGATTTGTTGAGAATGATTGCAATTGCAGATTTATTGTGGTGAATGAAGTCTTCTTGTAGAGCCATGGATATAGATATATGCTTGCTGAAACTTGTTTGTGTTGATTATGTGTTGTTGGGCGCTTTAACCATTCAACCATGGATGCTTAGTGAcctcaaacatcaaacatggtGAATAACCAACTTCCAATTGAAGTGAAATCTTTTGAATTAATCAATGCAATTTAGGAGGATTTGATGGAAGCACATCAATTCAAATcctgaattttttaattgagagatCAAGAACCCTTGCTATTTCTTAGATTCATGGACCAAATTCACACACCCAACACCATAGATAAAATAGTGGAAGACAAAATTTGTGTTGGTTTGGCACCTCTTGCTTATGTCTACTGAAACACTTCAAATTCTTAACTATCTCAATCAAGATTTCAAGTTTTGTGAAACATGAAAAAAACTCACCAGGTAGTGTATCTCCCTACAAATCCAAGCATCCTATTTAAGAGTTACAAGGAATGGTAAAAACACTCACTCACAAGAGACACTCACTACTTCAAGTGATCTCTCACACTCACTTCTCTGACTTGAGTGCCTCAACTCTTCACAAGACTTGTAAATAATGCATATTAGTGACTTCTCACCCTTCCAAAGGCACTGGAATGTCATTTCCTTTTTCCAAAATGGATTGTGCGCTCCTccataagttaaaaaataacttccaGAAAGCAATTTACTATGCATTTGGAATCACTAATTAAAGTTTGGAAAATTAAACTGTTATTCCCATAATTGATGTTTTACTTGTGCATGAATGCATTTCAATATTGTCTTGTTATCAAATTTATAAGTCTTTCCAAGTAATAGGTCTAAAGTATTCTGTTCTTTTGTGTTGCAGATTCTGGAAAAGCTATATGATACTGATGATATTGTTATTGCTTATGAACTTGTGAAGCTTTCTTCCATCCAACTTTCCTTGGATGATGGTACTGCTGTGGAAAGTATAAGTCGAATAGATGATATCTTCTCACGTTACTATGGACTTCATGCAGACTTGGTCTTCCCTTATCTTCAATACCTTAGGAGAGAAGTTGAGAAATTTTCAATGAAGGCTCTCCAATAAAATGCTTTTCCAACAAAGTGAGCTATAAAATGTGAGGTATAATGTCAACCACAGCTTAAATGACAGGTcatttgatatgaaagatataCTATAGTCAATGACCTCAAGAAAGATTACTCAAAGCTCACCCAAGTTGTTTGATAGTCAAGACATATTTCCCTTGAATATTCTCTGATGTGATTAGGTAAACTCAAATGACTTTTGCCTTAAATAGCATCTATCACGAGCCTTTAAAAATTGCCAGGTGAGACTGTCTTGAATAAGCGCCCAAATAGGCTCACTTAAGCAAGGCCTTCAAATATGATATTGGCCTCTAGAACTTCTCTCACTTAAGCGAGGTTGCACTGCAGCACTGGTACCATCTCAATGCCTCAATTAAGCCCCAGGATGACTCGCTTAAGCGAGGCTGCATCTTCAAGGAGCTCGTGCTCCACCCCCTTGTCCTCGAAGTGGTTAGTCCCCAGGCATATGAGCCATCCTACATGAGCTACATAGTCCTCCTGAGATGGGAAAGGATAGTCAATGGCTCTATTGTTGGCCAATGTGCGTTAATCTCATAGAGATCACATCTGGCCTCTCATCTACTCACGCAATGGCATGGTGCGAGGTGGTGAAGGAGGTGTTGGAGTCACTGAGTCATCATCATCTCTTGGACATTGTTGGTTTGAATCTGATGCATGGGCGGGCAAAAGCAGCATTCACATCCACTTCATTGTGGGCACACAAGACTGTGATCGAAGCTGGGTAACCAGTGAGTCTTAGTGGTGGAGGTGACATTGTTGTGGAGGCCCTGAGAAATGATGCCTCCAAGATCAATGGACATGCCTTTGATGATGGCATAGAGGAGATGAGCCTTGTCAGTTGGAATGTCTTAAGTATGTGAATTAGGATAGATGTTGAAGAGCAGAGTGATCATCCAAATCTGTGACAAAGTGATGAGTTCAGATCTGAGGATCCTTTGGCTTGCCCATCTCCTTAAAGCCATTAgtcaaattatttgaaattttaaaaagtctCAAATTTTATTCGATACGTCTGTTGTGTAATGCATCGAGGAATGTAAGAAAGAGCCGAGTGAAATCTCATGTTGGTTTTCATTAAACTGGAAgcaggagtttttttttttcagttcatacaaagttgataaaaataaacttatttctaCATAAGTTGAACTATACAGAGATTCACATTATGAATTTTAAGACTATTTTGTGTGTACATTTACACTAGTATTATAACATTAATGACTTCAtggaatatgatttttttttaatcaaactaTTGAATTCTTGACTATTTATGTCAAATTTGTAAAAACTAAACAATAAGATattcaaatgatttatattttatcatttttaaaagtatatattacatcaattttaacaattaattaaagtaaattttatcaTCAATGTATAGATGAACTCTTTTCACTAAATGTATTGTATATAATTGTTAAAATactcattttaaaaaacaagtgtatatatttacaaatttcAGAGATTTGTGCGACTTATATTAaaggaaatattttattaaagtaGAGTAAGtatattataagaaaatcaaatttattactACTATCacccgtaaaaaaaaaaaaaatcatgcgtTAACAAATCCCCGTATAAATAGACATAATGATTGGGCTTACGTTTCGGTAGAAGAGAGGCATTGATAAAAAATagagttaagaaaaaaataagaaaaacacaaCTTATAacgattaaaatgaaaaaaaaaacaggaaaatgaaaaaatattaaaaatgtatttaagtctttttcataattattaacTCTAGTTTGACCTGACAACTGATTGAATAATTAGATTGATTTTATTACACCCGACTCAGTTTATCATCATCAATtagcttttattgtttttatttatttattttgtcaaattgaatttaatattcTCCCTAAATATTTAGTCTTATAACaatgttttaatataataatcacttttttaaaagataatttaaaaccCATCCAAATGTTATCATGTTTggatttttatgttaaaaataattcaacccAATTTGACCGATGGTTTTCAGTTTCAGTATTATAAAGTGTTTTTGACGAATTTTACTTTTGGAATCTGCTTTGCGATGATTAGATGTTGGAAATCAATGCAATGAaagcatgttattttttattatataaaaaatatgatgcaGAACTGTTTTAATACTATATTGAAGCATTCGTCacacttttccattttttttttccttctcttcgtAGCCACCAAGGGTCACGGATAAAAGCTACGAATTCAGAGTGAGAAGGATAACTATAATTCAGTTATCTACAATGATCAAAATTTCGAAGTAACAGCACCATATTCATGAACGTTTGGGACAACATTACAACAAAGAATCCAGCTATAGGAAAATTTCCTAGGGAAAGCCAgatgatataaattataatttttgaaataccGCGTCACAATTTAATGAATTTACAGCATTCCCACCAAACCCCACATTGCCATATAATTTATAACATCAACGCACTGAAATTATTTCTGATTTAGCTGTAGTTGATGCAACTAGCAGAAGAAATAGGAAGAACTCCATATTAAACCTGACAAAATCCATGTGCCAGGATGATGGCAAAATTAATGGTAGTTTCCCATGGCACTAATGAAACTTTGACTCGGAGGGCTTGCTTCCCCTAAAAGCTGAAAGAGAAAAGAATGACCTTGACGCTGTAACATGAACATGCAAAACAAAACAGGAAGGAATTAATAAGGATCACCATTggtgaaaaagaaaatgtggGATTCCATGGCATATAGGAGCactaaaatcatatttacaAGTCTTGGGGTCATGGAGTGAAAGACTGACCTCTTGTGGTTGAACCAGCACCTAAATCTCGTCCATCTCGCATCTTGTTCTTGCCATCATCTCTACCTGCAGCATGGCACAAATCTATAGAAGATGAGAATATTATTGACATGAGGAATTAGTAAAAATACAGCTTACTGACTCTCAAGTCTCAATCAGTTGAGAGTAACATAAACAACAGCATGAAGAAACAAGCATAAAATTATGATAGCATTATCTTTTCGAGTTGACTTACAGTCCCTGCTAAGTTCCTTGTTCCCAAGGGTGCTATAGTTCATTTTCATAAGTTTAGCCAAGATGTGCCCCATATAACTGAACCAGAGACTTCCAGATAATATTAAGCATTAACTAAGTAGGGTATCACTAATTAACTACGTTGCAAGCAGGTATGCAGGCAAGAGTTTCACCTCAAGACAGATAGGGATGAGCACAAGGGAAGCATCTAATCTTTGAGCTTTTCTAGAATATGTTAggagaagaaataaaagagaaaggtgAACAACATTGATGGATACCAAACTTTATGGCAATGGCATCAGGTTCGAATCAGAACAAAGCAAAAGGGGGAAATGTACTAGTACCTAAATTTCTTTCATATCCTTCATGTACTGAATTTTTCGGTTGTCCGTAGCTTTTCACATTTTGTGCGGCCTTTCTCAGTAGATTATCAGCATTccttttattagaatttttaaattCCTCAGCATCATCCTCTCCTTCAGAAAAAACAGATGGGCTAGACCAGCCAGTGGAACCTGTATCGCCCTTGCTCTTTCGAGCAAATTTCAGGAGTCTTTTCAAACCTTTGGGTGCATTTTTTTGGTATATCATGGCAGGAGGATTCTCAGCATTTCCCCACTCACATGTGTCAGGTTCACTACTTTCTTCTTGCAGCATCTGTGACAGAGAATGACGAACACGAGGACTAGCTGATCCCACTGGGGCAGCATTGGCTAGAGATGCAGATTGGAAGGTGTCATCCTCACATGGCTTGGGCATTTCCAGATCCTCTTCTGTCTCCAACCAGGCAGAAGGTGATATGGTtgattcttcttcattccttatATTTATGGAAGACTCTCCTGTGTATGTTAAGACCTCACCATCTGTAGGATTTTGGTCCAAGTTTTCTGTCTCACCGCATTGCAATTGGTTATGTATCTGTGGGTCTGGTTCTGTAGCAGCATTCTGATGAATAGGTGTCATTGTGTCCCCATCTGAATGCTGACTGACCAAGTCAGAAGCATTGACAACCAACTCACTTTCTTGATCTTCAATAAGATCTGCACTCACTCTCAGAGATTTGTCCATCTTAGGAGGACCTTTTTTCTTGTTAAGATCAGCAGTTCCATGCCCCATTCGAGAACCCTTGCGTAGAAATGGTTTTGATTCCAATGGCACCACACTGCTTTTCTTGGTTCCCTTGTTACCAATGCTAGTCTTTGAAGGAACAGAGGCTTCTTCAGAAGCTTTCGTCACTTTTGCTTTGACTGCCTTGCTCTTGTTTGGGACAGCTGGCTTCCGCTTCTCATTCATGCTTTTGAGGCTCCTGGCATTATTGGTCTGAGGTTCTTTCTCATTTCTGTTCCGGGGCAGAGATTTTTCCCTTTGGGTGCTTGGTTGGGGAACAGATGTTGACACTGGCTTACGATGTGTTGGGGTGCTGTTAGCAGATGAAATTCCACCACGAGCTTTGGCGGGGGATGTCCCAGCTGCCCTTGGTGAAGGTGTTGCTGACCAAGACTTACGTGTAGCAGGCATGGGAGATGTTCTAGATGATGTTTTTTTCATAGTTGAAGGTTTAGAGGTTTCCTTTGGGGAATTTGCAGGTGGAGTTGAATTTCTAAGAGAACTTTGGGGCAACCTTGGAGAACTTTTTTTACTTGCACTCACACTTTTGGACATTTCAACCTTCCTCTTATCAAGTAGTCGCTGCATTTGTCGAAATTGTGCTTCTTTTTCTACTTGTTTTCCAGCCTTTGCTCCTTGAAGTTTTGCATCACGTTTTTCCTTATAATTATCATAAGACCCTCCTCTCTGCTCAAATGAAATATTCTGGTTTCTGCTGGGCTGGGACTTCCCAAATAAAACAGGCTTGCTTTCgaccatttttttaagaatttggtTGAACTCTTCTTGCTTTCGTTGATTCCACTCTGCTGATGCTGCTAACTTTTTGTTAGTTTCCTGTTTTACTGTTGGGTTGGTTTCATCTGGATTATCTACAGCAACATAACCTATATTTTCCTGTCTTTCTGGTTTTACATCATGATCAGTGATCTCATTATTATTGTGACATTCCGAAATAAAATCAGACACCACTCCTACTTCTGAATTTCTAGGAGCCTCAGCATGTACCACATCATTAGAAGTCACTGGAACAGGATCTTCAGGAACATATTCTGGCTGGTCTTGAACAGAGGTTTCCCCCATACCGGCACTCCATCTTCTCAATACAGATTTATTTGTACTAACAGAAACATCTGCTAATGACTTCCTCTTCTGAATATCTGTAGTTTGATCCCGCTGTTTGCTTTCAAAAAGACTGATGGCATCTTGTACAGTTATCCTCTTTACATCAATTTCTGACTTTTTATTGGGTAGTTCAGATACTTCCCCTTCAAAGTCATTTTCAGCAGCATCTTGTACAGTTATCCTCTCTCTGCCAGGAAAATAATTGAGGCTCTTGATAGTTAATGCAGCAGCTCTGCGGGGTCCAGCTCTTCCTATTTGGACCCTTCGCATTGGGGATGCTGACCTTCTGGGTGTTGCAGATCTTACTAGAGAACGACTTCTCTCGGCAGATCTTTGGTCCTCATCACTAGAGTTAGAAGATTCCTCACTTTCTGTTGAACTGTGTCTCTCAACTTGGGCCGCTTTTGCTGGTGAAACACCATACTTAACTGGTGTATCTGAAGGTAATGGTTTGGAAACCTGCAGGTTTTTAACAGCCTCGTTTGCATCATCTTTGGTCACATCACATGAGTGCAAGGTTGTTTCTTTGCTCAGGGGGGCAACATCCTGGCTCTTTTGAGTAAGTTCTATAAACTTGCATAAAGAATGCCTGAGAACATAGACACAATGCATAGAACACATGCTTAGCAAtgtcttaaataaaaaatacacaagtCCAATCCAGAACTTGCAAGTCTACATTCTTAGGGCCAATgaacatattatattaaatcaGTCTGAAATTTACTCTATATTAGTGGCACCAAAATGTTGAGAAAATTTAGCTAAACAAGTCAGATCTTCCGGGGAGCATGTAGCACCAGTGGCCTTGCTAAAAGTTTCAGCTAACTTGTCGCTCAAAGCTGTTAGTCTTAGGTCCATTGCTCGTAACAATTCATTCCTGGCAGCATATTTTCAGAAAGCTTAATAGTGGGTGCAGCCAATCTATATCTGCTAAATGTAATGTAACAGTCACAAGAACATACTTTGAAGCATCGGATGACACAATGTTAACTTCAGGCTGTTCATATGCAATAAATTGTTAGAGGAAACACAATGTAAAATCAAGTAAAAACCTGACAATTAAATAAgttgctttt comes from the Glycine soja cultivar W05 chromosome 6, ASM419377v2, whole genome shotgun sequence genome and includes:
- the LOC114415656 gene encoding SET and MYND domain-containing protein 4-like, coding for MEILKAAIPENLKRAIADSDVDDLGSTCSSLHRFFLHFHPFHQMITELADPKYALSGKNKDAALKSKQLGNQCFSNADYAKALDCYTQALREAPLDTGDMESNLVATLYINRATVLHKMSLLVECLRDCTRALQVCPSYAKAWYRRGKANASLGNYKNAICDLNVAKSVEPSMGGRRQIEGELKILLDQCRSTTAVVQIQHKENNCNTVGEMPHIKLQCVSTPDKGRGMVSSCVISPGSLVHVEEPYAMIILKQCRETHCHYCLNDLPADRVPCISCSIPLYCSHQCQTRATGQMFKIYPDYNGFFKNLPSDLGEYAAEVIQCNDSEQEIGDITEHKHECQGVHWPVVLPSEIVLAGRILARFLLNSSPEDIINFVERLELSHCYKQLPSESKLDSHIYAIVLLYCLQHSCGTMFSIDEVSISQVVIIISQIKVNCMTVVRLKSIDAHGSGHFGDFPFQSGAHSTSNVEQVRVGKAIYKAGSLFNHSCQPNVHAYFLSRALYLRTTNVVAAGSQLELSYGPQVGLWDCKDRLNFLKNEYAFHCLCTGCSEVNRSDLVLNAFHCVNPNCSGAVLESRVLDCEMQKIKHFPIPDHVDKNDDIYEVCHHVFKQNGKSIHIQPGYCLKCGSYCDLESSHAAVGKALACITRLQDAILSQQISSITISDALRSLKLLRLNLHAYNKLTAEAEDSIAQAFCLVGELQLSLDHCKASIQILEKLYDTDDIVIAYELVKLSSIQLSLDDGTAVESISRIDDIFSRYYGLHADLVFPYLQYLRREVEKFSMKALQ